The stretch of DNA CCACCACTCCTGATCCGGTCGGGCCAGCGTCTCCAGCAGGGTCTTGGCCCGTCCGAACCCGCCCACGTTCTGCAGGATCCGCCCGCGGCGAACCGTGGTGAACGCCCCGTTCAGCGCCATCGAGGCGGTCATCCGGCTGGTGCCGCGGCTGCCCGCGGGCGGCGGCGACATCGGGTCCTCGAGGACGATGCGGCGGTAGCGGTCGGGAGCGTCGGCGGCCAGGCTCAGCGCCAGGTACCCGCCGAACCCGTGCCCCACGATGTCCACCTCGCCGTCGATGGTCTGCTCGGTGAGCTCCTGCAGGAAGCCGACCAGCTCCGGCATCCCGCCGTCGATGGGGTCGCTCTGCGCGAACCCGGGCAGGTCGGGGGCGACCGCTTCGCGGCCGATGCCGACGATCCCGCTGGTCAGACCGGCGAACGAGGCACCGCAGCCGCCGATGTCGTGGAGCAGCAGCACGGGCCGGCCGGTCCCGGCACAGCGGATCCGGACCAGGTGGTCGCCGATGTGGACGTCGTGCGCCAAGCTGAAAGCCACGGAAGAACCATCCTCGTCGATGGGTGCGGCGACCGGGGCCCCGCCAGGGACCCGGTCCAGACGCCGCGCCCCGGATGACCGGCCGCGACGGATGGCCCACCCTACCGCGGGGCGTCTCCCGCGGAGGAACGAATCGGCTGGTCCCGGGGGCGACGGACCGCGGGCACCGTCCTACCCTGGGTGCATGTGCCGCAACATCACCGAGCTGCGCGGTCTCGTCCCCGCAGCCACCCCCGTCGAGGTCGAGGCCGCCGCCCGGCAGTACGTGCGCAAGGTGTCCGGGATCCAGAAGGTCACCGACACCACCCGCGAGCCGTTCGAGGCCGCGGTGGCCGAGATCGCGGCGATCACCGCCCGGCTGCTCGGCCAGCTGCCGGAGCGCCGGCAGCCACCGGCCACCGTCCCGCCGCTGCGCCGGCCCGAGGTGCTGGCGCGGATGGCCGCACGGGCGACGGCGTCCTGAGGTGGCACGCGCGGAACAGCTGACCGGGCCCGACGCCCACCACGGCGAGGGCCCGGTGTGGTGGCCGGAGTGGGGTGGCCTGCGCTGGGTGGACCTGCTGGCGGGCAGCATCCTGCACCTGGCCGCCGACGGCTCGGTGAGCGACTGGAAGGTCGGGAAGGTGGCGGCGGCGTTCCGGCCCCGCCGGCAGGGTGGTCTGGTCATCGCCACCGAACGGGACTTCGTCGTCGCCGACGAGCCCGGTGGCGCCCTACGCACACTGGCCACCGTCGTCACCGATCCCGCGTTGCGCTTCAACGACGGCACCTGCGACCCGGCCGGCCGCTTCCTGTGCGGGACCATGGCCTACGACGAGACGCCCGGCGCCGGGTCGATCCACCGGATCGCCGCCGACGGCACCCTGGACGTGGTGCTCACCGGGGCGACCGTGTCCAACGGTCTCGAATGGACCGGGGACGGCACCCACGCCTTCTACAACGACACCCCGACCGGCCGGATCGACGTCTTCGACTCCGACGCCGCCGGCGCTCTCACGGGTCGACGCCCGTTCGTCACCGTGGAGGGCGGTTCGCCCGACGGCCTGACCCTGGACGCCGAGGGCGGCGTGTGGGTCGCGCTCTGGGGCGGCGGCGCGGTGCACCACTACGCCGCCGACGGCGCGCTCGTCGAGGTCGTGAAGGTGGACGCCACCAACGTCACGGCGTGCACCTTCGGCGGTGACGGCTTGGACGAGCTGTTCATCACCACGTCCGCCGAGGGCGACGACGACCACGCCGCCGCCGGTGCGGTGTTCCACTACTCCGCCGGCGTCCGGGGGCTGCCGGCGGCGACCTTCGCCGGCTGAGCGGTCCGCAGCGCGGCCCGGACACCGGCGACCACACCGATCAGCACCACGGCGGCCGCTCCGAGGGTCGCCCCGTCGGGCTGCACGATCGACTGACCGCGCAGCGCCTGGACCGTGAGCAGCGCGGTGGTGGCGAGCCAGCCGGCGGCGGCGACCCCGACGAGCCGGGTCCGGACGGCCGTCGACCGCAGCGGCGCCCACCGGCGCGCCACCAGCTCCAGCGCCACCACCAGCAACGGCAGCCCCTGCAGGGCGTGCATCCCGACGAAGTGCGGGATCCGCAGGTCACCGGCCACCGTGCTCCAGCCGAGCAGCGGCAGTCCGGGTCCCCCGTCGGCGACCCCGACGGTGTGCGCCCCGACGACGGTGCCACCGGCCTCGATCTGCGCACCGGTCGGCGCCGTCATCAGGAACGCCACCGCCATCCCGATCAACGCGACGACCACGCCGGCCCGGACGGCGAGGGTGCGCGCCCGGTCGGGGCCGGGCCGGCGGAACACCATCAGCCCGAGCACCAGGGTGATCACCCAGACCGCCGAGATGGCCAGCCCCATCACCGCGTACAACGCGGCGTCCACCGGGCTGCCGCCGTTGAAGTGGCTGGTCGTCCCACGCAGTACCGCGCCGACGATGATGACCTGCTCGACGCCGAGCAGCACGGCGACCGCCGTTCCCAGCCACCAGGCGGTGCGCCGGGCCCGTGGCAGCTGGTCGATCAGCCAGGCCAGCGACCACGCGTAGACCGCGATCGACAGTGAGAACTTGAGCGGCTTGGCCCAGATCGGCGCCCCGGTGAGGATCCGGTCGTCCAGGACGAGGCCGACGACGCTGACCACCGCGCAGACGGCCATCGCGGCAGCCAGGACGCGGAGCGGACGGTGGCGGCCGAGGACGGCGGGGAGCAGGCGGTGCGAGGTGGTCATGGTGGTCTCCGTTCGGGGGCGTGCGGCAGCGACCTCCGGGCCGACGGCGGCGGAGGGAACGGTGGAGCGAGGTGCGGGCCGAACAGGACCGGACCGTCACCGAGCGGGGCGGCCGGGAAGCGCGGGACGACCGGGTCAGGGGGTGTGGGGGTACTGCTTGCGCGAGATGTGCTCCTGCACCATCCGGCGCATCGCCATCAACAGCACGTCGCCGAGAACCGTTCCTACGACCACGGTCTCGACGACGGACTCGCGGCCACCGACGGTGGCGGCGACCTCCTCCAGGTCCGCCTCGGCGACGATCTCCGCCGCCGTGGCGCACGCGGTGATGAGGACGTCGTAACTGTGCACGCCGACGTGGTCGAGGGTGGCGAGGACATCCGCGGCGGCCAGCCTCCCGGGGTTGCCCTCGTGCACCGTCCAGCCCCGGCGGGCGGCCAGCTCGTCCACCCGGGCGAGAGCCCGCTCCCGGTCCAGCGGGCCGGCGGTCGCCGCGAACCGGCTGACCGACAGCTGGGCCGCGTGCAGGACCTCACCCAGGGGGCGATCCTGGTCGGCCATCGCGGCGATGACCTCCGACGTCCGTGAGACCGACAGCCCCCCGACGTCCATCAGGGCCCGGATCATCCCCAGTCGCCGGACGTGGGTGTCGTCGTAGCTGCTCTGCGTCTGGCTCGTGCGGACCCCGGGATGCAGCAGGCCCTCACGGAGGTAGAACTTGACCGTGGCGACCGGGATCCCCGACCGTTCGCTCAGCTCCGCCATCCGCATATTGGAGAGCGTAGCTTTCGAGAGTGGTGCTGTCTAGTGGCTGGGGGTCGCCGGATGCGACCGGCTGACCGCGAAGACCAGCGAGCCCACCACGAGCAACGCCAGCAGGATGCCCACGCACACCACGGCGACGGAACCGTAGCCGTTCGCCGGATCGAGGAACGGATACGGCACCCAGCCGTCGGTGGCCCCCCGCACTAGCACGACGACCAGCCAGACCAGCGGATACAGCAGCACCACCCACACCCGCCGGGCGGCCAGCGGCGACCGGTCACGGAACACGATCCAGTCGAGCAGCCCGTAGACGGGGGTGACGATGTGCAGCACCGTGTTCGCCCACGGGACCGGCACCCCACCGGCCTCGCCGAGCGGCGCGAGCAGCAGGCCGTAGACCACACCCACGATGACGATGTAGGTCGCCACCGACGCCCGCACCAGGCTGAGCAGCTCCGCGGCCCGGGCCGACCGGGGCCTCGCCGCCGGCGTGATGACCAGGTAGACCGCGGCGAGCAGCAGGTTCGACTGCACGGTGAAGAAGCCGAAGAAGTTGAAGAATTGCAGCGTGGTCCGCGAGCTGATGTCGACGACGGTGGCCACGACGGCGGCGACGACCGCGAGTGCCACCACCACCCGCAGCACACGGGCGGCGACGGGAGGTGCCGGGTACGGGGTCACGTCCGCTCCTCGGTTCGGTAACCGCCCGATCGTAGAACGCCCGGTTCACGCTGCACGGACCCCCGGTCCGGACGACGATGGGGTCACCATCCGAGGAGGCGGCATGACAGCGGAACCGACCGGACGTGTGGAGCTGCGGGCGGGTGGCGGCTGCGATCTCGTCGTCCAGCGCAGCCTGGCGTCGCCCCCCGAGGAGGTGTGGGCCACGCTGACCGAGCCCGACCGCACGGCGCGGTGGTTCGGGATGTGGAAGGGCGAGCCCGGCGAGGGCCGGACCGTGCACCTGCGGTCCGGGTTCGAGGAGGGCACGCCGTGGAACGACGTGCTGATCCGGGTGTGCCGACCGCCGGCACGGTTGGAGGTGTCGATGACCGACGACGCCGCGAGCTGGGAGCTGGCCGTGACCGTGGCGGCGGCTCCGGGCGGAGCGCTGCTGACGCTGACCCAGCGGCTGCCCGACACCGCCGGCGTCGCGGACCTCGGTCCCGGCTGGGAGTACTACCTGGACATGTTCGTCGCCGCGCACACCGGCGCGGCGCCACCGTCGTTCGACGACTACCACCCGGCGCAGTCGGCCTGGTTCAGCGACCAGGTCGACCGCTCTGCGGACATGCCCTGACCGGAAGCGCTGCCACGGTGAGGGGCACCCTGCGAGCGAGAGGACCGTCATGACCACCACCGCCGTCACCTGGAACGACGAGCTGCTGCTGCAGCTGACCTGGCACTGGGAGCAGCAACTGCGACCGCGGTTGACCGGACTGACCGACGACGAGTACTTCTGGGAGCCGGTCGCCGGCTGCTGGAGCCTGCGACCGCGGGGAACCACCACCACACCCATCACCGGCGGGTCGGGCGACTGGCAGATCGAGTTCGCCGCACCCGCACCGGAGCCCGCGCCGGTCACCACGATCGCGTGGCGGCTGGGACACCTGCTGGTCGGGGTGCTCGGAGCGCGGATCGCCTCCCACTTCGGCGGCCCGCCGGTGGACTACTTCGGCTACGACTACCCGGGGACCGCCGACGCGGCGCTGGCGCAGCTGGACGGGATGTACGCCGCGTGGGTCGCCGGCGTCCGCTCGCTCGGCGAGGACGGACTGCACCGGGCGTGCGGCGAGGGCGGCTTCGAGACCCTGTCGATGGCCGCTCTGGTGCTGCACATCCACCGGGAGCTGATCCACCACGGCGCCGAGATCGCCCTGCTGCGGGACCTCCACGCCCACCGGAGCTGAGACCGGTCGCCCTGAGGCGCCTCGCTTCCGGGGCGGATTCCTCTCACCGGTGAGAGCAATCCGCCCCACGTCGAGCGGAGGACCGCGTTCCCGGCCCGATCCGCCCCGGACCGTGCGGACCGACACGCCTCCGGCAGCGCTCCCCGGGCGCCTCAGGCGTCCGGGGTCGGCGACTCCCCGGCTCGACGGGCCGCCAACGAGCGGAACAGGACGGTGAAGTAGAACCCCCACCCGACGGACGCGAGCGCGTTCCAGGCCGGAAAACCCAGCCAGTCCTCCAGGGACGCCCACAACCCCAACCCGCTGAGGACGATCGGGATCGGCAGCAGGTGCCACAGCCGTCGC from Nakamurella deserti encodes:
- a CDS encoding alpha/beta fold hydrolase; this encodes MAFSLAHDVHIGDHLVRIRCAGTGRPVLLLHDIGGCGASFAGLTSGIVGIGREAVAPDLPGFAQSDPIDGGMPELVGFLQELTEQTIDGEVDIVGHGFGGYLALSLAADAPDRYRRIVLEDPMSPPPAGSRGTSRMTASMALNGAFTTVRRGRILQNVGGFGRAKTLLETLARPDQEWWDRLTAVRSEVLLLDLGHARSDHRSRLRQLENALLKVDHRDLSGETNAAEPGGAAHRALLEFMA
- a CDS encoding SMP-30/gluconolactonase/LRE family protein, translating into MARAEQLTGPDAHHGEGPVWWPEWGGLRWVDLLAGSILHLAADGSVSDWKVGKVAAAFRPRRQGGLVIATERDFVVADEPGGALRTLATVVTDPALRFNDGTCDPAGRFLCGTMAYDETPGAGSIHRIAADGTLDVVLTGATVSNGLEWTGDGTHAFYNDTPTGRIDVFDSDAAGALTGRRPFVTVEGGSPDGLTLDAEGGVWVALWGGGAVHHYAADGALVEVVKVDATNVTACTFGGDGLDELFITTSAEGDDDHAAAGAVFHYSAGVRGLPAATFAG
- a CDS encoding Pr6Pr family membrane protein, with translation MTPYPAPPVAARVLRVVVALAVVAAVVATVVDISSRTTLQFFNFFGFFTVQSNLLLAAVYLVITPAARPRSARAAELLSLVRASVATYIVIVGVVYGLLLAPLGEAGGVPVPWANTVLHIVTPVYGLLDWIVFRDRSPLAARRVWVVLLYPLVWLVVVLVRGATDGWVPYPFLDPANGYGSVAVVCVGILLALLVVGSLVFAVSRSHPATPSH
- a CDS encoding DinB family protein — its product is MTTTAVTWNDELLLQLTWHWEQQLRPRLTGLTDDEYFWEPVAGCWSLRPRGTTTTPITGGSGDWQIEFAAPAPEPAPVTTIAWRLGHLLVGVLGARIASHFGGPPVDYFGYDYPGTADAALAQLDGMYAAWVAGVRSLGEDGLHRACGEGGFETLSMAALVLHIHRELIHHGAEIALLRDLHAHRS
- a CDS encoding DUF2277 domain-containing protein, which gives rise to MCRNITELRGLVPAATPVEVEAAARQYVRKVSGIQKVTDTTREPFEAAVAEIAAITARLLGQLPERRQPPATVPPLRRPEVLARMAARATAS
- a CDS encoding SRPBCC family protein, with translation MTAEPTGRVELRAGGGCDLVVQRSLASPPEEVWATLTEPDRTARWFGMWKGEPGEGRTVHLRSGFEEGTPWNDVLIRVCRPPARLEVSMTDDAASWELAVTVAAAPGGALLTLTQRLPDTAGVADLGPGWEYYLDMFVAAHTGAAPPSFDDYHPAQSAWFSDQVDRSADMP
- a CDS encoding MerR family transcriptional regulator; translated protein: MAELSERSGIPVATVKFYLREGLLHPGVRTSQTQSSYDDTHVRRLGMIRALMDVGGLSVSRTSEVIAAMADQDRPLGEVLHAAQLSVSRFAATAGPLDRERALARVDELAARRGWTVHEGNPGRLAAADVLATLDHVGVHSYDVLITACATAAEIVAEADLEEVAATVGGRESVVETVVVGTVLGDVLLMAMRRMVQEHISRKQYPHTP